A segment of the Bacillus carboniphilus genome:
ATTTCATTTTACAGTGATAGGCTATTTTTATTTGCTGGTATATTTGGGTAAATAACTGTTTCATCAAATCAAGCGAAAACTGTACACTTTATTCTAGCAGTCACATCGGGGCATCATTTTCATCTGTCTCATCCCAGAATAAACCTTTTGGACCAAAGAAAAGGACTTTTTGACCTTCTGTGCCCACCACCCAATCGAAATAAGCAAAAACTGCTTCTGGATGTTTAGCATTTTGTGTGATTACGTTTACATTCCAACCTAATGTAACAAATCCATCTAACCATACTTTATTTTTATCAACACCCTCCTTATGGAGCGGCCAAATCATATCATAACCAGCATCAGGGTCATCTGCCTGCAAGCTATTATTACCTACTCTTCCTAAATCAGCTGATGTAGCCGTTAATACAACGGCAACCTTACCTGTGTTAATTTTTTCTTTCACTTGATCTAACGTTTGTGTCATAGCATCTTGTGTTATAAGTTTTTCCCTGAATAATTTATTAGCATATAGCATTGTTTCTTCAAAAACTGGATCCACAAATATGGATTTTAACTCATCGCCAACTGGATATGAACGTTGTCCAATAAACGTTCTTGGATGATCGTCTGCCATCCCAGAATAAAGCATTTCAATTCCTTGTCCTCCGTTTCCAACTTCAAACGGTACAACATCTGGATAGTTTTCTTTTACTAATTTTAAATAGTTATATAAATCATCATATGTTTCTAGTTTAGGAGAACCTAACTCCTTATAGATTTTTTTATTGACTAGCCATCCTGCATTTCCTCTTGGCTCTTGAGAATACCAGTTAGGAATCTGATAGATGTGTCCATCCTCACTTCTAAGCATATTTAATGTTTGTTCCCCAACCCATTTTTTAATATTAGGGTATTTTTCAATATACTCATCTAATGGTACAAGTTGCCCTGCTTCAGCCAAACGTTGAACATCAGCTCCACGATTAAGGTGAATCACGTCTGGAAGTTCTTTTGAAGCTATCATTGTATTTAACTTTTGTGCGGCTGCTCCACCAGATTGAATAGGTTCAATCGTAACAAGTTTGTTTTCTTTAATCCACTTGGTTGCCTCGTTTTCAGCCCAAGGATCGGAAACCATCCAGTCGTAGTGACCGTAAAATGAGAATTCAAGCGGATCTTCCCCAAATACCACTTCTTCTTGAGTTTCATCTTCATCACTTTTGCAAGCAAATAGAATAGAAACTACGCTCAAGATCATAAAAACCATGTAAATCTTTTTCATCATATAACCCCTTTTTTTATTTTTTTATATAAAGTCAAATGACTTATAACCAATTTGCTACTCTTTTAGAGACCCTATCAGTACCCCTTTTACAAAGTGTCTCTGAACAAATGGATATACTAGGATAATAGGTATCGTTGCTACCATCATTGTTGCCATCGTTAGTGACTTGGTTGTAATACTTTGTAAGTTACTCATCCTTTCGAGAGCAACTGCATTTCCTTCTGATGCTTGCATCATTTGTTCAGACATTATATTAGAGTTCATGATTTGTTGAAGTAAAGTTTGAATCGGTAGCAAATCTGCATCAGAAATATAAATGCTTGCTGTAAACCAATCA
Coding sequences within it:
- a CDS encoding extracellular solute-binding protein; translation: MKKIYMVFMILSVVSILFACKSDEDETQEEVVFGEDPLEFSFYGHYDWMVSDPWAENEATKWIKENKLVTIEPIQSGGAAAQKLNTMIASKELPDVIHLNRGADVQRLAEAGQLVPLDEYIEKYPNIKKWVGEQTLNMLRSEDGHIYQIPNWYSQEPRGNAGWLVNKKIYKELGSPKLETYDDLYNYLKLVKENYPDVVPFEVGNGGQGIEMLYSGMADDHPRTFIGQRSYPVGDELKSIFVDPVFEETMLYANKLFREKLITQDAMTQTLDQVKEKINTGKVAVVLTATSADLGRVGNNSLQADDPDAGYDMIWPLHKEGVDKNKVWLDGFVTLGWNVNVITQNAKHPEAVFAYFDWVVGTEGQKVLFFGPKGLFWDETDENDAPM